The Fibrobacter sp. genome window below encodes:
- a CDS encoding response regulator, translating into MEKKRIIIVEDHEEMQFLYSIMFRKEMDIEIAAQATDADEALRRVGELNPDLVLIDISLPGKSGIDFTKIVRKSHPGLKILIVTGHEPNRFYDIAKKAGADDLIMKSDIRQIIKAVRRLLGIE; encoded by the coding sequence ATGGAAAAAAAAAGAATAATTATCGTTGAAGATCATGAGGAGATGCAGTTTCTCTATTCAATTATGTTTCGGAAAGAGATGGATATTGAAATCGCGGCACAGGCAACGGATGCAGATGAGGCATTAAGAAGAGTTGGAGAATTAAATCCTGACCTGGTCCTTATTGATATTTCACTTCCGGGAAAAAGCGGAATCGATTTCACGAAAATTGTGCGTAAGAGCCACCCGGGGCTTAAAATCCTGATAGTAACCGGCCACGAACCAAATCGCTTCTATGATATAGCAAAAAAAGCGGGCGCTGATGACCTCATTATGAAAAGTGATATTCGTCAGATAATCAAGGCTGTCAGGAGACTGCTAGGGATAGAATAA